In a genomic window of Aggregatimonas sangjinii:
- a CDS encoding DUF1573 domain-containing protein — MKKLVLVLFVGMLGFSLTAQDKAAKIEFKSETVDYGEIAKGADGVRVFEFTNTGDAPLIISKVSSSCGCTIPKKPEAPVLPGETGEIQVKYDTNRVGPIRKAITVISNADTPTIVLKIKGEIKGESGK; from the coding sequence ATGAAAAAATTAGTACTTGTATTATTCGTAGGAATGTTAGGATTTAGTCTAACTGCCCAGGATAAAGCGGCAAAAATCGAATTCAAGTCGGAAACGGTCGATTACGGAGAAATAGCGAAAGGCGCCGATGGCGTTCGTGTATTCGAATTCACCAATACTGGTGATGCACCTCTGATTATCAGTAAAGTTAGCTCCAGTTGCGGGTGTACTATTCCAAAGAAGCCAGAGGCCCCTGTTTTACCAGGTGAGACCGGAGAGATTCAGGTGAAGTACGACACCAATAGAGTTGGCCCGATAAGGAAAGCCATTACCGTAATCTCGAATGCCGACACACCAACGATCGTGTTGAAGATTAA